In Aquificaceae bacterium, a single window of DNA contains:
- a CDS encoding ferritin-like domain-containing protein, whose amino-acid sequence MDKRETINLLLYNVALEHSAIVQYLYHIFLISDGNITSEIEEIARQEMRHLKWFAQKVVQLGGQVVLDRLEDMIVIGGPDWADMLSKDVLAEEEAIRIYSQQLEMVKDDSVKKLLERVIKDEQDHKIEFSELMEKVKEGLVCTPLEEQRPDPKTLEVLNKFLREEYQSIINYLYQFFHSKNCDYKDIMLDLAIESMVHMGKLGEKIGELGGMPNIQRVDFSPKPLKSLQEQVKAEILYEQETGGEYGKEIAKIEDPEIKRLFTFIENQEEYHKQKLVEFFKLMNRLTVGDLRKKDA is encoded by the coding sequence ATGGACAAAAGAGAGACTATAAACTTACTCCTTTACAACGTAGCCCTTGAACATTCTGCCATAGTGCAGTATCTGTATCACATATTTCTCATAAGTGATGGAAACATCACATCAGAGATAGAGGAGATAGCTCGTCAAGAGATGAGGCATCTCAAATGGTTTGCCCAAAAGGTGGTTCAGCTGGGCGGTCAGGTAGTTCTGGACAGGCTTGAGGATATGATAGTGATAGGTGGACCAGATTGGGCGGACATGCTCTCAAAGGATGTTCTTGCCGAAGAGGAAGCCATAAGGATATACAGCCAGCAGTTGGAAATGGTCAAAGATGACTCTGTAAAGAAGCTCCTTGAGAGGGTTATAAAGGATGAGCAAGACCACAAAATAGAGTTTTCAGAGCTTATGGAAAAGGTAAAAGAAGGTCTTGTTTGTACTCCCTTAGAGGAGCAAAGACCAGACCCTAAAACCCTTGAAGTGCTCAACAAATTCCTAAGGGAGGAATATCAGAGCATAATCAATTACCTTTATCAGTTTTTCCACTCCAAAAACTGCGACTACAAAGACATAATGCTTGACCTTGCCATAGAGAGTATGGTGCATATGGGTAAGCTCGGCGAGAAGATAGGTGAGCTTGGTGGAATGCCTAACATACAAAGAGTAGACTTTTCGCCAAAACCCTTAAAGAGCCTCCAAGAGCAGGTCAAGGCGGAAATACTTTACGAGCAGGAAACGGGCGGTGAGTATGGAAAAGAGATTGCAAAGATTGAAGACCCAGAAATAAAGAGGCTTTTCACCTTCATAGAAAACC